In the genome of Desulfuromonas acetexigens, one region contains:
- a CDS encoding general secretion pathway protein GspE — protein MAIRIGELLVREKLITLAQLEEALKCQVIFGGRLGTNLIEMGLLEEGDIARILSKKLGVPFLDPPGLLMNIPQDVIELISPEDAARYQIIPLRMEGRRLSLGMVDPSDLKAIDEVAFRTGFVIRPVVVPEVRIVLALEKYYQIERKLRYINTPLLREERFPEPPKAPEPVSDDLWFEEIEEQVAGEPSLPLEPELHAEFVKEHTIDELSRELAEASERDDIADAIVQYLGQRLKCGAMFLVRGDLAMGWKAVLNKEPVPAFAQLQIPLDEASVLKTVAQTAGYYLGPVPRSPFNSMMLQEFGGRVPKTVLLVPLVMMGRVVGILYVDSDEQSLGDELPELQRLAAKAIMAFEILILKHKILQT, from the coding sequence ATGGCCATCAGAATCGGCGAACTGCTGGTACGGGAAAAACTCATCACCCTGGCCCAGCTTGAGGAAGCCCTCAAGTGTCAGGTCATTTTTGGCGGACGCCTCGGCACCAACCTCATCGAGATGGGCCTGCTCGAAGAGGGGGATATCGCCCGCATTCTCAGTAAGAAACTGGGTGTCCCCTTTCTCGACCCCCCGGGGCTGCTGATGAACATCCCCCAGGATGTCATCGAGCTGATCTCCCCGGAAGACGCGGCCCGCTATCAGATCATTCCCCTGCGCATGGAAGGCCGCCGCCTTTCCCTGGGCATGGTCGATCCTTCGGATCTCAAGGCCATCGACGAGGTCGCCTTTCGCACCGGTTTCGTCATCCGCCCCGTCGTCGTCCCCGAAGTGCGCATCGTTCTGGCTCTGGAAAAGTACTACCAGATCGAGCGCAAGTTGCGCTATATCAATACCCCGCTGCTGCGCGAGGAGCGTTTCCCCGAGCCACCCAAGGCCCCGGAACCGGTTTCGGACGACCTCTGGTTCGAGGAAATCGAGGAGCAGGTGGCCGGCGAACCTTCTTTGCCGCTGGAACCGGAACTGCACGCCGAATTCGTCAAGGAACATACCATCGACGAACTCTCCCGGGAACTGGCCGAGGCCTCGGAGCGGGACGATATCGCCGACGCCATCGTTCAGTACCTGGGGCAAAGGCTCAAGTGCGGGGCGATGTTCCTGGTGCGGGGGGATCTGGCCATGGGCTGGAAAGCGGTACTCAACAAAGAGCCGGTTCCGGCCTTCGCCCAGCTGCAGATTCCCCTGGACGAAGCCTCGGTCCTCAAGACCGTGGCGCAGACCGCCGGCTACTATCTCGGTCCGGTCCCCCGCTCCCCCTTCAACTCGATGATGCTGCAGGAATTCGGCGGACGCGTTCCGAAAACCGTGCTGTTGGTGCCGCTGGTCATGATGGGGCGCGTCGTCGGTATCCTCTATGTCGACAGTGACGAGCAATCCCTCGGTGATGAGCTTCCCGAACTGCAGCGTCTGGCCGCCAAGGCGATCATGGCTTTCGAGATTCTCATCCTCAAACACAAGATTCTGCAAACCTGA
- a CDS encoding tetratricopeptide repeat protein: MNMESPRGAASAPHGKVIELSKEGHRLLKEKRFREACALFEEALTLEPHNPYILTGFGDALRSLKNFPAAERCYREVLDNDPNNLFALRGLGDTYRGQRQTDKALELWERYIRFRPRDIFVMTRIADAHKTIGDHRRAEECYRQALGIDREDRYALMGLADLYQKMGEDEQAIRHYEKVLAKSPRMINILTIVGNLHWHRGEQEKAREYYERTLQIESHNSYALYGMGNYYRWRREFERAIEYWERILERDRGTVNMLTRLADAYRNTGKIEKAENLYRENLERGYDKFSLLGMAKVHVLRGDNDKVLERYRELMAKEEEDGWFFTEIIGKYGDERRLEALRFYHGARDLHREKPEVCRRLAEQVEKLQLAME, from the coding sequence ATGAATATGGAATCCCCCCGGGGAGCCGCCTCGGCCCCCCACGGTAAGGTCATCGAACTGTCCAAGGAGGGACATCGACTGCTCAAGGAGAAACGTTTCCGCGAAGCCTGCGCCCTGTTTGAAGAAGCGCTCACGCTGGAACCGCACAATCCTTATATCCTCACCGGATTCGGCGATGCCTTGCGCTCGTTGAAGAATTTTCCCGCCGCCGAACGCTGCTACCGGGAAGTCCTCGACAACGATCCGAACAACCTCTTCGCCCTGCGCGGGCTGGGCGACACCTATCGCGGCCAACGGCAAACGGATAAGGCCCTGGAGCTGTGGGAGCGCTACATTCGTTTCCGGCCCCGGGACATCTTCGTCATGACCCGTATCGCCGACGCCCACAAGACCATCGGCGACCACCGGCGCGCCGAGGAATGCTATCGGCAGGCTCTGGGCATCGATCGGGAGGACCGTTACGCGTTGATGGGCCTGGCCGATCTCTACCAGAAAATGGGAGAGGACGAGCAAGCCATCCGCCACTACGAAAAAGTGCTGGCGAAAAGCCCGCGGATGATCAACATTCTGACCATCGTCGGCAATCTGCACTGGCATCGGGGGGAACAGGAAAAGGCCCGGGAGTATTACGAAAGAACCCTGCAAATAGAAAGTCACAACTCCTACGCCCTATACGGCATGGGTAATTATTACCGCTGGCGGCGGGAGTTTGAGCGAGCCATCGAATACTGGGAACGGATTCTCGAGCGGGACCGGGGCACCGTCAACATGCTCACCCGCCTCGCCGACGCCTACCGCAACACCGGCAAGATCGAGAAGGCGGAAAATCTCTACCGTGAAAATTTAGAGCGCGGCTACGACAAGTTCAGCCTGCTGGGCATGGCCAAGGTGCATGTCCTGCGCGGCGACAACGACAAGGTTTTGGAACGCTACCGAGAATTAATGGCCAAGGAAGAGGAAGACGGCTGGTTTTTCACGGAAATCATCGGCAAATACGGCGACGAGCGCCGCTTGGAAGCGTTGCGTTTCTACCACGGAGCGCGGGATCTGCACCGGGAGAAACCTGAAGTCTGCCGGCGTCTGGCCGAGCAGGTGGAAAAACTGCAACTGGCTATGGAGTAA
- a CDS encoding ACP phosphodiesterase, with translation MNYLFHLYLAEPTEASLLGGLLGDFVKGRLDDRWPEAIRRGIERHRGIDSFAQGNAVARRSLRRIDPSYRHCRSILVDVFYDHFLARNWHHHADIPLEQFAQRFYRILEKHHELLPPGLQRIALRMIAGRWLESYRDPETVEIVLQRLAGRLSRPTPLAQGGMELHRHYREFEQDFTEFLPQAVAHARTLPA, from the coding sequence TTGAACTACCTGTTTCACCTCTATCTCGCCGAGCCGACGGAAGCGAGTCTGCTCGGCGGCCTACTGGGGGATTTCGTCAAGGGGCGTCTCGATGACCGTTGGCCGGAAGCGATCCGGCGCGGCATCGAGCGCCACCGGGGCATCGACAGCTTCGCCCAGGGCAATGCCGTCGCCCGCCGCAGTCTGCGGCGCATCGATCCCTCCTACCGCCACTGCCGCTCGATTCTCGTCGATGTCTTTTACGATCACTTCCTCGCCCGAAACTGGCATCACCACGCCGACATCCCCCTGGAGCAGTTCGCCCAGCGCTTCTACCGGATCCTCGAAAAGCACCACGAGCTTCTTCCCCCGGGATTGCAACGTATCGCTCTGCGCATGATCGCCGGGCGCTGGCTCGAATCGTACCGCGACCCGGAAACGGTGGAGATCGTTCTGCAACGCCTGGCCGGACGCCTCTCCCGTCCTACGCCGCTGGCCCAGGGGGGTATGGAACTCCACCGCCACTACCGGGAGTTCGAACAGGATTTCACCGAGTTCCTGCCCCAGGCCGTGGCCCACGCCCGCACCCTCCCCGCCTGA
- a CDS encoding NAD(P)/FAD-dependent oxidoreductase, translated as MGKHLVLVGGGHAHLPVLQQLGRMIGLGHRVTLVTPDENHFYSGMGPGLLAGIYTPEQGTFAVARMAEKAGATVVRAMATGLDAEARILSLSDGSTLPYDLVSFNLGSRVMVDLPDDGSCPVLPVKPIQHLLEARKRLLAMLPEGRKNLVVIGGGPSGVELSGALWRLLRDTRGHGEITLVGGRRLLADFPERARELTLASLAERGVRILEGVLAQRVADRHVLLDDGDELPADLVLLAGGIAPPSLFAESGLAVGDDGGLLVDDTLRSLSYPEILGGGDCISLHHHALPRVGVFAVRQGPILAENLLAALEDEPFEQFVPQRMFLQILNLGDGRGLLQRGELVLKGRWAFLLKDWIDRRFMARYQ; from the coding sequence ATGGGCAAACATCTGGTGCTGGTCGGAGGGGGACACGCCCATCTGCCGGTGTTGCAGCAACTGGGGCGGATGATCGGTCTCGGCCATCGGGTGACGCTGGTGACGCCCGATGAGAATCACTTTTATTCCGGCATGGGGCCGGGACTGCTGGCGGGCATCTATACCCCCGAGCAGGGCACTTTCGCCGTCGCGCGCATGGCCGAAAAGGCAGGGGCGACGGTGGTGCGGGCGATGGCGACGGGACTCGATGCCGAGGCGCGCATCCTGAGCCTTTCCGACGGTTCAACCCTCCCATACGACCTGGTTTCCTTCAACCTCGGCAGCCGGGTGATGGTCGATCTGCCCGATGACGGCAGTTGTCCGGTGCTGCCGGTGAAGCCGATCCAGCACTTGCTGGAGGCGCGAAAACGGCTGCTGGCGATGCTGCCCGAGGGGCGCAAAAATCTCGTGGTGATCGGCGGCGGACCTTCCGGGGTCGAGCTTTCCGGCGCCCTCTGGCGCTTGCTGCGGGATACCCGGGGACATGGGGAAATCACCCTGGTCGGCGGCAGACGCCTGCTCGCCGATTTCCCCGAGCGGGCCCGGGAGTTGACCCTGGCCTCGCTGGCCGAGCGCGGCGTCCGCATTCTCGAAGGGGTGCTGGCGCAACGGGTGGCGGATCGGCATGTTCTCCTCGACGACGGCGACGAGCTCCCCGCCGACCTGGTCCTGTTGGCCGGGGGAATCGCTCCGCCCTCCCTCTTCGCCGAATCGGGGTTGGCGGTCGGTGACGACGGCGGGTTGCTGGTGGACGACACCCTGCGCAGTCTGAGCTATCCCGAAATTCTCGGTGGCGGCGATTGCATCAGTCTGCATCACCATGCTCTGCCCAGGGTCGGCGTTTTCGCCGTGCGCCAGGGGCCGATCCTTGCCGAGAATCTGCTCGCCGCACTCGAGGACGAGCCCTTCGAGCAGTTTGTGCCGCAGCGCATGTTTCTGCAAATTCTCAATCTCGGGGATGGTCGGGGCCTGTTGCAACGGGGAGAGCTGGTGCTGAAAGGGCGCTGGGCGTTTCTGCTCAAGGACTGGATCGACCGGCGCTTCATGGCCCGGTATCAGTAG
- a CDS encoding sigma 54-interacting transcriptional regulator: MNAEARRILLVDDDTDLLRLLSMRLSAAGYAVTQVESAEQAMARFPVLQPDLVVTDLRMAGMDGLGLFEEIRKINASVPVIILTAHGSIAEAVEATRRGVFSFLTKPVDSRALLEEVRKALNLSGAQPGVAPTGKDVAWRREIITCSPLMEDLLGRLKLVAESESSVLLLGESGTGKELLARAIHLASPRAAGPFVAVNCGSIPEALLESELFGHTKGAFTGATQDYVGLFKSANGGTLLLDEIGDMPLALQVKLLRVIQEKQVRSVGSTRVEPVDVRIVSATHRDLEAAVASGQFRQDLYYRLNVVCLEVPSLARRREDIPLLAEHFRKTLATRSGKKLTGFAPEAMEMLLNASWPGNIRQLINVIEQAVALSTTPVISADLLQAALRVSPEKFPTLAEARRKFEQDYLVRLMQMTRGNVSQAARIADRNRTDFYKLLQRHHIVPQLFKPE, encoded by the coding sequence ATGAACGCTGAAGCACGACGCATACTGCTGGTGGATGACGATACCGATCTGCTGCGCCTGCTCTCCATGCGTCTTTCCGCCGCCGGCTATGCCGTGACCCAGGTCGAAAGCGCCGAGCAGGCCATGGCCCGGTTCCCGGTGCTGCAACCTGATCTGGTGGTGACCGACCTGCGTATGGCCGGGATGGATGGCCTCGGCCTCTTCGAGGAAATCCGCAAGATCAACGCGTCGGTGCCGGTCATTATCCTCACCGCCCACGGTTCCATCGCCGAGGCGGTGGAGGCCACCCGGCGCGGGGTCTTCTCCTTCCTGACCAAACCGGTGGACAGCAGGGCCTTGCTGGAGGAAGTGCGCAAAGCCCTGAATCTGAGCGGCGCCCAGCCGGGGGTCGCCCCCACCGGTAAGGATGTCGCCTGGCGCCGGGAGATCATCACCTGCAGCCCGCTGATGGAGGATCTGCTCGGGCGTCTCAAGCTGGTGGCGGAGAGCGAATCGAGCGTCCTGCTCCTTGGTGAAAGCGGCACCGGCAAGGAGCTTCTGGCCCGAGCCATTCATCTGGCCAGCCCCCGCGCCGCCGGCCCCTTCGTCGCGGTGAACTGCGGCTCGATTCCCGAGGCGCTGCTCGAATCGGAACTCTTCGGTCATACCAAGGGCGCCTTTACCGGGGCGACCCAGGATTACGTCGGTCTTTTCAAATCGGCCAACGGCGGCACCTTGCTGCTCGATGAAATCGGCGACATGCCCCTGGCCCTGCAAGTCAAGTTGCTGCGTGTCATCCAGGAAAAACAGGTGCGCTCCGTCGGCTCGACCCGGGTCGAGCCGGTGGATGTTCGCATCGTTTCGGCCACGCACCGCGATCTCGAAGCAGCGGTCGCCTCTGGACAGTTCCGCCAGGACCTCTATTATCGCCTCAACGTCGTCTGCCTCGAAGTACCGAGCCTGGCCCGGCGCCGTGAGGATATTCCCCTCTTGGCGGAACATTTCCGCAAGACGCTGGCGACCCGTTCGGGCAAGAAACTCACCGGTTTTGCCCCCGAGGCCATGGAAATGTTGCTCAACGCTTCCTGGCCCGGCAACATCCGGCAACTGATCAATGTCATCGAGCAGGCGGTGGCCCTGTCGACCACCCCGGTGATTTCCGCCGATCTTCTGCAGGCGGCGTTGCGCGTGAGCCCCGAAAAATTCCCCACCCTGGCCGAGGCTCGGCGCAAGTTCGAGCAGGACTATCTGGTGCGCCTGATGCAGATGACCCGGGGCAACGTCTCCCAGGCGGCGCGCATCGCCGACCGCAACCGCACCGATTTTTACAAGCTGCTGCAACGTCATCACATCGTCCCTCAGCTCTTCAAGCCCGAATAG
- a CDS encoding sensor histidine kinase: MRCYRPKSFLSLVLIGFVLVCLPLVLALVQAQRSLALLAGESGAVVDRSVKATEGSRLLVDDLIALERKARQHEVLGDKRLLQEMIDQHREIQQTLVRLLNLGLAPPLPERLGQVVELEAQIFEQLREEPRKSSTHEAALQGFAELNERANAIADQSNRLIYDEVDRIQQATAQARQTLLWWGGALVPVSLLFIGLFARLISRPIQQIVAAINRLGEGDFASPVSVGGTRDLAFLGQRLDWMRGQLADVERSKSRFVAQISHELKTPLASIREGSELLNDKVMGDLNVPQREIVEILCKSSRDLQKLIENLLGFSRFQAEGVAPPELVPVAPALLVDEVLADHKPSIMKKGLRCEARLETPTVPADPGRLRILIDNLLSNAIKFTPDGGSIAIVDGREGDTWFFEVRDSGMGIPPADRERVFQPFYQGPSSNAMHVKGTGLGLSIAREIARAHGGELSVPEGVGGRIRLTLPLNRNPEER, from the coding sequence ATGCGCTGCTATCGACCGAAATCCTTTTTGAGTCTGGTGCTGATCGGTTTTGTCCTGGTCTGTCTCCCCCTGGTTCTGGCGCTGGTTCAGGCCCAGCGGTCGTTGGCTCTGTTGGCCGGGGAGAGCGGCGCGGTGGTTGACCGCTCGGTGAAGGCCACCGAGGGGAGCCGGTTGCTGGTTGACGATCTGATCGCTCTGGAACGCAAGGCCCGCCAGCACGAAGTGCTTGGCGACAAGCGGTTGTTGCAGGAAATGATCGATCAGCACAGGGAGATTCAGCAAACCCTGGTCCGCTTGCTGAATCTGGGCCTGGCCCCCCCCTTGCCCGAACGGCTGGGTCAGGTGGTGGAACTGGAAGCTCAGATTTTTGAGCAGTTGCGGGAGGAGCCGCGCAAGTCGTCGACCCATGAAGCGGCGCTGCAAGGGTTCGCCGAACTGAACGAACGGGCCAACGCCATCGCCGATCAAAGTAATCGCCTGATTTACGATGAAGTGGACCGTATCCAGCAGGCCACCGCCCAGGCCCGCCAGACCCTGCTGTGGTGGGGAGGCGCCCTGGTTCCCGTCTCGCTGCTGTTCATCGGATTGTTCGCCCGCCTGATTTCCCGGCCGATTCAACAGATTGTGGCGGCGATCAACCGTCTGGGCGAGGGGGATTTCGCTTCGCCGGTCTCGGTCGGCGGTACCCGCGATCTGGCTTTTCTCGGGCAGCGGCTCGACTGGATGCGTGGACAGCTGGCTGACGTCGAGCGTTCCAAGTCCCGTTTCGTTGCCCAGATCAGTCACGAGCTCAAGACCCCCCTGGCGTCCATCCGCGAGGGGAGCGAACTGCTCAACGACAAGGTGATGGGGGACCTGAACGTCCCGCAACGGGAGATCGTGGAAATCCTTTGCAAAAGCAGCCGCGACCTGCAAAAACTCATCGAAAATCTGCTGGGTTTCAGCCGCTTTCAAGCGGAAGGCGTCGCCCCGCCGGAGCTTGTGCCGGTAGCGCCGGCGCTGCTGGTGGACGAGGTGCTGGCCGATCACAAGCCCTCGATCATGAAAAAAGGTCTGCGCTGCGAGGCGCGTCTCGAAACGCCGACGGTCCCGGCCGATCCCGGCCGCTTGCGGATCCTCATCGACAATCTGCTCTCCAACGCCATCAAGTTCACGCCGGACGGGGGCAGCATCGCCATCGTCGATGGACGCGAGGGGGATACGTGGTTTTTCGAGGTGCGCGATTCCGGGATGGGGATTCCCCCGGCGGATCGGGAGCGGGTCTTTCAGCCCTTTTATCAAGGGCCTTCGTCCAATGCCATGCACGTTAAGGGAACCGGCCTCGGTCTGTCCATCGCCCGGGAGATTGCCCGCGCCCACGGCGGGGAACTGAGTGTGCCGGAAGGGGTGGGAGGGCGCATCCGCCTGACTTTGCCCTTGAACCGGAATCCGGAGGAGAGATGA
- a CDS encoding radical SAM protein — MAAKKTILAVVADAQGEVFEHPDLLLAGMNGLTPRAPRADELIPLPEGSRLFTIPDTPPMGFDRSSRKLCTVETLPRSWGGGRIQAVSAFMTPGYTRTLLPAADYRRKAVQLPLWSYTAVGWCVEEERFYVAAAKVDRNPQWRPEHYDDRKLDPLVRRSLKEHPENRLIEQLSRCAVDYHCFAAKNLFFRRWEAPLPTSPTCNSRCLGCISLQEAPECCPASQERLTFVPTVQELCEVAVPHLQEAENAIVSFGQGCEGDPILQTGVICEAVREMRRATTRGTINFNSNASIPDAVDKLAAAGVDSIRVSLNSVQEPFYNAYYRPRGYRFADVMESIRRAKQAGMFTMLNYLVFPGLTDRADEIEALLRLLEETGVDLIQLRNLSIDPTMYLDAMGVTDEGLGMKTMMDRVKAAVPRLQYGYFNRTRETFHPPGFETDWPLMD, encoded by the coding sequence ATGGCCGCCAAGAAAACGATCCTCGCCGTCGTCGCCGACGCTCAGGGCGAGGTCTTCGAACATCCCGATCTGCTCCTAGCCGGTATGAACGGTCTGACTCCCCGGGCGCCCCGGGCCGACGAGCTGATTCCGCTCCCCGAGGGGAGCCGTCTCTTCACCATTCCCGACACGCCCCCCATGGGTTTCGACCGGAGCAGCCGCAAACTATGCACTGTCGAAACGTTGCCGCGCAGTTGGGGCGGAGGGCGTATCCAGGCGGTTTCGGCTTTCATGACCCCCGGCTACACCCGCACCCTGCTCCCTGCTGCCGACTACCGGCGCAAGGCAGTGCAGTTGCCCCTCTGGTCCTACACGGCGGTCGGCTGGTGCGTGGAGGAGGAGCGCTTCTATGTGGCGGCGGCCAAGGTCGACCGCAACCCCCAGTGGCGCCCCGAGCACTACGACGACCGCAAGCTCGATCCCCTGGTCCGGCGGTCGCTCAAGGAGCATCCGGAAAATCGGCTGATCGAACAGCTTTCCCGCTGCGCCGTCGATTACCACTGCTTCGCCGCTAAAAATCTTTTCTTCCGCCGCTGGGAAGCGCCCCTGCCGACCTCGCCGACCTGTAATTCCCGCTGCCTCGGCTGCATCTCCTTGCAGGAGGCGCCGGAGTGCTGCCCGGCCAGCCAGGAGCGGCTGACCTTCGTGCCGACCGTGCAGGAGCTCTGCGAGGTGGCGGTTCCCCATCTGCAAGAGGCGGAAAACGCCATTGTCTCCTTCGGTCAGGGCTGCGAGGGCGATCCGATTCTGCAAACCGGCGTCATCTGTGAAGCGGTACGGGAAATGCGCCGGGCGACGACGCGGGGGACGATCAATTTCAACTCCAACGCCTCCATTCCCGACGCCGTCGACAAGCTCGCCGCCGCGGGGGTCGATTCGATCCGCGTCTCCCTCAACTCGGTACAGGAACCGTTCTACAACGCCTATTACCGCCCCCGGGGTTACCGTTTCGCCGACGTCATGGAATCGATCCGCCGGGCCAAACAGGCCGGCATGTTCACCATGCTCAACTATCTCGTCTTTCCCGGGCTCACCGATCGCGCCGACGAGATCGAAGCGCTCTTGCGCCTGCTGGAAGAAACCGGGGTCGATCTCATCCAACTGCGCAATCTGAGCATCGATCCCACGATGTATCTCGACGCCATGGGGGTGACGGATGAAGGGCTCGGCATGAAGACGATGATGGATCGGGTCAAGGCCGCCGTCCCCCGCCTTCAATACGGCTATTTCAACCGCACCCGCGAAACGTTTCACCCTCCCGGCTTCGAAACCGACTGGCCCCTTATGGACTGA
- a CDS encoding B12-binding domain-containing radical SAM protein, which produces MRTLLTTLHSKFIHPSLALPCLAAYGGFECGELLIREFTVHEPKENILAALLAEAPDVVTFSVYLWNRRETLELVDALALVRPELRIVLGGPEVSFDGSELFARHPGLTALVRGEGEIPLRALLRAWQRDEEPDIIPRVLRRDGEELIEGPDGPLLDPLDELPSPFQLGLVDTGRGFVYLETSRGCPYTCSFCMSALDQRVRSFSMARIRADLDWLMEREIPKIKLVDRTFNYHAERAREIFAYILTHNRSSHFHFEIGAHLLDDATLDLLEKVPEGMFQFEIGVQSTLPQTLAAIDRQAPLDRLAENVRRLRRAGNIHLHLDLIAGLPGEGFGDFLASIDRVAALKPHHLQIEPVKLLPGAPLRLQAEDFAIRFDPHPPYTVLATAELSFAELERLRGIGRLMDLTFNSGRCDRFLAGLTEACGGLAAGLAQLEEYWRRAGLFRHPLSQRGVFEGLAAFVAAEFSGKTGEELREQVARDFAHSERVVPGNAPDFFDTVLDGDEERWVREEVRQQQETIKGQGIKLQHFAARFRHLPDRPGPTLLLFLYYTETGRGLRVEEIPLPD; this is translated from the coding sequence ATGCGCACCCTACTGACCACCCTGCACAGCAAATTCATCCATCCCAGTCTCGCCCTCCCCTGTCTCGCCGCCTATGGCGGCTTTGAGTGCGGCGAGTTGCTCATCCGCGAATTCACCGTTCACGAGCCGAAGGAAAACATCCTCGCCGCCCTGCTTGCCGAGGCACCCGATGTCGTCACCTTCTCGGTCTACCTGTGGAACCGCCGGGAAACCCTGGAACTGGTCGACGCCCTGGCGCTGGTGCGCCCGGAGTTGCGCATCGTCCTCGGTGGTCCCGAAGTCTCCTTCGACGGATCCGAGCTCTTCGCCCGCCATCCCGGCCTCACCGCCCTGGTCCGGGGCGAAGGGGAAATCCCCCTGCGTGCCCTGCTCCGGGCCTGGCAACGGGACGAGGAGCCGGACATCATCCCCCGGGTCTTGCGGCGCGACGGCGAGGAACTCATCGAAGGCCCCGACGGGCCGCTCCTCGATCCCCTCGATGAGCTCCCCTCCCCCTTTCAACTTGGGCTGGTCGATACCGGGCGGGGCTTCGTCTATCTGGAAACCAGCCGCGGCTGCCCCTACACCTGCAGCTTCTGCATGAGCGCGCTGGATCAACGAGTGCGCTCCTTCTCCATGGCGCGCATCCGCGCCGACCTCGACTGGCTGATGGAGCGGGAAATCCCCAAGATCAAACTGGTCGACCGCACCTTCAACTACCACGCCGAACGCGCTCGGGAAATCTTCGCTTACATCCTCACCCATAACCGAAGCAGCCACTTTCATTTCGAGATCGGCGCCCACCTGCTCGACGACGCCACCCTAGACCTGCTCGAAAAGGTCCCCGAGGGGATGTTCCAGTTCGAGATCGGCGTCCAGTCGACCTTGCCCCAAACTCTCGCTGCCATCGACCGGCAAGCCCCTCTCGACCGGCTCGCCGAAAATGTCCGCCGCCTGCGCCGTGCCGGCAATATTCACCTGCACCTCGATCTCATCGCCGGATTGCCCGGCGAAGGCTTTGGCGATTTCCTTGCCTCCATCGACCGGGTGGCGGCCTTGAAGCCCCATCATTTGCAGATCGAACCGGTCAAACTCCTCCCCGGCGCGCCGCTGCGCCTCCAGGCCGAAGACTTCGCCATCCGCTTCGACCCCCATCCCCCCTACACGGTTCTCGCCACGGCCGAGTTGAGCTTCGCGGAACTGGAGCGCCTGCGCGGCATCGGCCGGCTCATGGATCTGACCTTCAACAGCGGCCGCTGTGACCGCTTTCTTGCCGGATTGACCGAAGCTTGCGGCGGGCTGGCGGCGGGGTTGGCGCAACTGGAAGAGTATTGGCGGCGGGCCGGACTCTTTCGCCATCCCCTGTCGCAGCGGGGCGTTTTCGAGGGTTTGGCGGCTTTTGTCGCGGCGGAATTCAGCGGAAAGACAGGAGAGGAACTGCGGGAGCAAGTGGCGCGGGATTTCGCCCACAGCGAGCGGGTGGTGCCGGGCAACGCCCCGGACTTTTTCGACACCGTCCTCGACGGAGACGAAGAACGTTGGGTTCGGGAGGAGGTACGGCAGCAGCAGGAGACGATCAAGGGGCAAGGGATCAAGCTGCAACACTTCGCCGCCCGCTTCCGCCATCTACCCGACCGCCCCGGTCCGACCCTGCTCCTTTTTCTCTACTACACCGAAACCGGTCGGGGACTGCGGGTGGAGGAAATCCCCCTCCCGGACTAG
- a CDS encoding C-GCAxxG-C-C family (seleno)protein, producing MANREGEGTKRGVSRRTFVASGIAAGAALLGGKLYAGMEKKKPEPVSPSTELPWPYVRLDPWEAARRAHDHYLDKDGCGSGAWLGLLSLLREKVGHPYTTMPDMMFDHASNGYANQGTLCGALGACAAIINLVAYYEKGTHEKLIQNLFHWYAHTPLPSPRFDAISAYPDQPQVVPNSPLCHVSESTWVSAAGTSVNSEEKRARCAKVTAETVYQTVVILNEYLDGKFAPVAAGISAETQYCLSCHGPEGADNQQGMMTCSVCHDDHTQ from the coding sequence ATGGCCAATCGAGAAGGGGAAGGGACGAAGCGCGGCGTATCGAGAAGAACCTTTGTGGCCTCGGGGATCGCGGCGGGAGCCGCTTTACTCGGCGGCAAACTCTACGCCGGCATGGAAAAGAAGAAACCCGAACCGGTTTCTCCCAGTACCGAACTGCCCTGGCCCTACGTCAGACTCGATCCCTGGGAGGCCGCCCGCCGCGCTCATGACCACTATCTCGACAAGGACGGCTGCGGTAGCGGCGCCTGGCTGGGTCTGCTCAGCCTGCTGCGGGAAAAAGTCGGGCATCCCTACACCACCATGCCGGACATGATGTTTGATCATGCGAGCAACGGTTACGCCAACCAGGGAACCCTGTGTGGCGCCCTCGGGGCCTGCGCGGCCATCATCAATCTGGTCGCCTATTACGAGAAGGGCACCCACGAAAAGCTCATCCAGAACCTCTTCCACTGGTACGCCCATACCCCCTTGCCCAGTCCCCGCTTCGACGCGATCAGCGCCTATCCCGACCAACCGCAGGTGGTGCCCAATTCGCCTCTGTGCCATGTCTCGGAATCGACCTGGGTCAGTGCCGCCGGAACTTCGGTGAACTCCGAGGAGAAACGCGCCCGTTGTGCCAAGGTCACGGCGGAAACGGTCTATCAGACGGTGGTGATTCTCAACGAATACCTGGACGGAAAATTCGCCCCGGTCGCGGCTGGCATCTCTGCCGAGACCCAATACTGCCTCTCCTGTCACGGTCCCGAGGGGGCCGACAATCAGCAGGGGATGATGACCTGCTCGGTCTGCCACGACGACCATACCCAATAG